One segment of Cellulosilyticum sp. I15G10I2 DNA contains the following:
- a CDS encoding extracellular solute-binding protein: MEHNDQSKQKKIITLYHIQEEAPIQEIIMDSIKRFEDQYPEFQVDVTVMSNDAYKHYLKIRSATKEMPDVFSTWAGGSLKELVNTQFIVNLRDYMMQDQYLDRFMDKAIEMVDYEDGIWAVPVENVTLSLVIYNKDIFSKLQLSPPETYEEFLEVIKVLRSQHIIPLALANRTGWPGSMYYMYFVDRIGGSEVFKNAIERANHYTFEDAAFVEAGYKIQELIAKNAFPEGFNWLDEDNGDARSLIYNEEAAMILTGTWFLSKLNGAKPELLEKLDVFPFPVIEEGRGSKDHYVGSVGDNFYSIASSCAYPDEAFKLIQFLIDDTAVQKRIEAGRIPPIKNTSYKEPLFQKIYTMIQNAPYVQFWYDQYLPPRLGEVHNMLMKELFDGEEPEIIARKMEHAVRRYYLDNDEILLGR; this comes from the coding sequence GTGGAACACAATGACCAGTCAAAGCAAAAAAAAATTATTACACTCTATCATATTCAAGAGGAAGCCCCTATTCAGGAAATTATTATGGACTCGATCAAAAGATTTGAAGACCAGTATCCAGAATTTCAAGTTGATGTGACAGTTATGTCCAATGATGCCTATAAGCATTATCTAAAAATTCGAAGCGCCACAAAAGAAATGCCCGATGTTTTTTCAACATGGGCGGGAGGAAGCTTAAAAGAGCTGGTTAATACGCAGTTTATTGTTAATTTGCGAGACTATATGATGCAAGATCAGTATTTAGACCGTTTCATGGATAAAGCAATAGAGATGGTTGACTACGAAGACGGTATTTGGGCAGTTCCTGTTGAGAATGTGACGCTGTCACTTGTAATCTATAATAAAGATATTTTTTCAAAGCTTCAGCTGTCCCCACCTGAGACTTATGAAGAGTTTCTGGAAGTCATAAAGGTGCTCCGTTCACAGCATATTATTCCTTTAGCTCTGGCGAATAGAACTGGATGGCCAGGCTCGATGTACTATATGTATTTTGTAGATCGTATTGGAGGATCTGAGGTTTTTAAAAATGCTATAGAGCGAGCGAATCATTATACGTTTGAGGATGCTGCATTTGTTGAAGCAGGCTATAAGATACAGGAACTTATAGCAAAAAATGCATTTCCTGAAGGCTTTAATTGGCTTGATGAGGATAATGGAGATGCAAGAAGCTTAATCTATAATGAAGAGGCAGCAATGATTTTAACAGGTACTTGGTTTTTAAGTAAGTTAAATGGTGCTAAACCAGAATTATTAGAAAAGCTGGATGTTTTTCCGTTTCCGGTTATTGAAGAAGGCAGAGGGAGTAAGGATCATTATGTGGGCAGTGTAGGAGATAATTTTTACAGTATTGCATCTTCTTGTGCGTACCCGGATGAGGCTTTCAAACTCATACAGTTCTTAATTGACGATACAGCTGTTCAAAAGAGAATCGAGGCAGGCAGAATACCTCCTATTAAAAATACATCTTATAAAGAGCCCCTTTTTCAGAAGATCTATACGATGATTCAAAATGCACCGTATGTTCAGTTTTGGTATGATCAGTATCTTCCGCCACGTTTAGGCGAAGTACATAATATGTTGATGAAAGAATTGTTTGATGGGGAAGAGCCGGAAATAATAGCAAGAAAAATGGAACATGCTGTAAGAAGATATTACTTAGATAATGACGAAATTTTATTAGGTAGGTAA
- a CDS encoding carbohydrate ABC transporter permease, which translates to MTKLKKINPLMLLIIFFAAVWFIIAAAPFYFMVISTFKQQFEMMTSGVFTFPKGLYLNNFQAIIGPGFFRYLANSLTVAGVGLFLTLMISAFAAYPFSRFTFKLNRPIYAIVVAAMAVPVHVTLIPIFILTQKLRLYDTIWALVGPYVAFNLPISIFILTSFMAQIPKELEEAAEIDGCGKIKTFFQVILPLTKPGLATLAIYNGVNMWNEFSFALVLTQSVTKRTLPLAVWEYQGQYSSNVPMIMTVLFLSAVPMIIAFIIGQDKLIKGMMAGAVKG; encoded by the coding sequence ATGACAAAACTTAAAAAGATAAATCCTCTGATGCTTCTTATCATTTTTTTTGCAGCAGTGTGGTTTATTATAGCAGCAGCACCTTTTTATTTTATGGTTATTTCTACTTTTAAACAGCAATTTGAGATGATGACTAGTGGTGTCTTTACATTTCCCAAGGGACTTTATCTTAATAATTTTCAAGCTATTATTGGGCCAGGGTTTTTTAGATATTTAGCCAATAGTTTGACAGTAGCAGGGGTTGGTTTGTTTCTTACCCTCATGATCAGTGCCTTTGCCGCGTATCCGTTTTCAAGGTTCACATTTAAGTTAAACCGGCCTATTTATGCAATAGTTGTTGCGGCAATGGCTGTTCCGGTTCATGTTACATTAATTCCGATCTTTATATTAACCCAAAAACTTCGTTTGTATGATACAATATGGGCATTGGTAGGGCCTTATGTAGCCTTTAATTTACCTATTTCTATTTTTATTTTAACAAGTTTTATGGCACAAATCCCCAAAGAATTGGAAGAAGCCGCGGAGATTGATGGCTGCGGAAAGATTAAAACCTTTTTTCAGGTCATTCTCCCTTTAACAAAGCCAGGGCTTGCGACTTTAGCAATCTACAATGGTGTAAATATGTGGAATGAATTTAGCTTTGCACTCGTGCTGACGCAGTCAGTCACTAAAAGAACTTTACCGCTGGCAGTGTGGGAATATCAAGGGCAATACTCCTCTAATGTTCCTATGATTATGACGGTATTATTTTTAAGTGCTGTTCCGATGATCATAGCATTTATTATTGGCCAGGATAAACTTATAAAAGGTATGATGGCTGGCGCTGTAAAAGGATAG
- a CDS encoding carbohydrate ABC transporter permease yields MVQTKNDLAKRRRAQTLLTAILFLIPAFIFLFLFIAYPITDTFVLSTYKWNGIDPQKAFVGFENWKKLLGDLKFIGAFRNNILVMILSISIQLPIGMVLAVLLDMGGRKLNFLKVTYFLPMLMSSIAIGFLFKYTYDPQFGLISVVSRLFGGKAMVDILGNPKIALFAVILVICWQFVPFYMVYFLAGLTSISEEIYEAAIIDGATRNQYFWRIALPMMRGSIKTACILSMVGSLKYFDLIYVMTEGGPNGATELMATYMYKSAFVSMNMGYGSAIAAGMFLIITTISLLTMTLMNRKETEV; encoded by the coding sequence ATGGTCCAGACAAAAAATGATTTAGCTAAAAGAAGAAGAGCTCAGACACTGCTTACGGCCATTTTATTTCTAATACCTGCCTTTATATTTTTGTTTCTTTTTATAGCCTATCCTATTACAGATACTTTTGTACTAAGTACTTATAAGTGGAATGGTATCGATCCACAAAAAGCATTTGTAGGCTTTGAAAATTGGAAGAAGCTCCTTGGAGATCTAAAGTTTATTGGAGCTTTTCGTAATAATATTTTGGTAATGATCTTATCAATAAGTATCCAGCTTCCTATCGGAATGGTCTTAGCAGTCCTGCTTGATATGGGGGGAAGAAAGCTTAATTTCTTGAAGGTGACCTATTTTCTGCCCATGTTAATGTCCTCTATTGCTATAGGTTTTTTGTTTAAGTATACATACGATCCTCAATTTGGCCTTATTTCAGTTGTTTCTAGATTATTTGGCGGAAAAGCTATGGTTGATATTTTAGGTAATCCCAAAATTGCATTATTTGCAGTCATTTTGGTAATCTGCTGGCAGTTTGTGCCTTTCTACATGGTGTATTTCTTAGCTGGACTTACTTCGATTTCGGAAGAGATCTATGAGGCGGCAATTATTGATGGAGCTACAAGAAATCAGTACTTTTGGCGTATTGCTTTACCGATGATGAGAGGTTCCATAAAGACTGCCTGTATTCTTTCGATGGTAGGGTCACTTAAATATTTTGACTTAATTTATGTTATGACTGAGGGCGGTCCTAATGGGGCAACAGAGTTAATGGCTACCTATATGTATAAAAGTGCCTTTGTTTCTATGAATATGGGATATGGCTCTGCAATTGCAGCGGGCATGTTTCTTATTATTACAACAATTTCCCTCTTAACCATGACACTTATGAATAGAAAGGAGACTGAAGTATGA
- a CDS encoding extracellular solute-binding protein, with protein sequence MRKCKLKRGLALAIGLTMGLTTLSGCGRQADTTTSESASSNGGTVQKSAANAQKTKLTLWHIQTNGDAPNYIQDSMDRFVADNPQYEVEVVVMQNDAYKQKIRIAMGTDSMPDIFPHWSGGPMVEYIKAGRVADITQYMNKDNYKDKFLDGGIAQATYEDKIWGMPVENTSVAGIFYNKEIFQRLGLSVPKTISELEKVCDTLLENGIIPFSLANKTKWTGSMYYMYLVERFGGTSVFAAAANRDAGGTFEHEAFKYAGDKIQEWVKKGYFNEGFNGLDEDSGQSRTLLYNDSAAMHLMGSWFLSTAQGENPEFMKKVGFMSFPAVDGGVGHPDSVIGTLGDNFYSIAASCKDVEGAFKAMQYLIDDVAIEKRVADGRLVPVKGLKVDDENLAAVKQAVEKAPTVQLWYDQYLTPEVAELHKDTSQAIFALAMTPEEVNKHMEEAIKKAASNK encoded by the coding sequence ATGAGAAAATGTAAACTTAAAAGGGGACTGGCGTTAGCAATAGGATTAACCATGGGTTTAACAACTCTGAGTGGGTGTGGCAGGCAAGCAGATACAACAACGAGTGAATCTGCAAGTTCAAATGGAGGGACAGTACAAAAAAGTGCAGCAAATGCTCAAAAAACTAAACTTACTTTATGGCATATCCAGACAAACGGTGATGCACCCAATTATATTCAAGACAGCATGGATCGATTTGTGGCAGATAATCCGCAATATGAAGTTGAGGTAGTTGTCATGCAGAATGATGCTTACAAACAAAAAATAAGAATTGCAATGGGAACGGACTCAATGCCAGATATATTCCCACATTGGTCGGGCGGTCCAATGGTTGAGTATATTAAAGCTGGAAGAGTTGCTGATATTACACAATATATGAATAAGGATAATTATAAAGATAAGTTTTTGGATGGAGGCATTGCGCAAGCGACCTATGAGGATAAAATATGGGGCATGCCGGTAGAGAATACATCAGTGGCAGGTATATTTTATAACAAAGAGATTTTTCAAAGATTGGGGTTAAGTGTGCCTAAAACTATTTCGGAGCTTGAAAAAGTTTGTGATACCTTGCTTGAAAATGGCATTATACCCTTTTCTTTAGCCAATAAAACCAAGTGGACTGGGTCTATGTATTATATGTATTTAGTTGAAAGGTTCGGAGGGACATCTGTATTTGCTGCTGCAGCCAATAGAGATGCTGGCGGAACTTTTGAACATGAAGCATTCAAATATGCAGGTGATAAAATTCAAGAATGGGTTAAAAAAGGTTATTTTAATGAAGGATTCAATGGGCTGGATGAAGACTCTGGACAATCGAGAACGCTTTTATATAATGATAGCGCAGCTATGCATCTTATGGGCTCTTGGTTCCTCTCTACAGCTCAAGGAGAAAACCCAGAATTTATGAAAAAAGTAGGATTTATGTCCTTCCCAGCAGTAGATGGAGGAGTTGGCCATCCAGATTCAGTCATTGGGACACTCGGAGATAACTTCTATTCTATAGCAGCTAGTTGTAAGGATGTAGAAGGTGCCTTTAAAGCGATGCAGTATTTAATTGATGATGTTGCTATTGAAAAACGTGTTGCAGATGGCAGACTTGTTCCAGTTAAAGGGCTTAAAGTAGATGATGAAAACTTAGCAGCTGTTAAACAAGCAGTAGAAAAAGCACCTACAGTACAGCTATGGTATGATCAATATCTTACACCAGAGGTGGCAGAATTACATAAAGATACAAGCCAGGCAATATTTGCACTCGCAATGACACCAGAAGAAGTGAACAAGCATATGGAAGAAGCTATTAAAAAGGCTGCATCCAATAAATAG
- a CDS encoding right-handed parallel beta-helix repeat-containing protein has product MNKIFHVAVTGCDNAAGTKENPFKTISKAAQVAETGDTIIVHEGEYREWVKPAHSGYSNINRITYEAAKGERVVIKGSERITTWECLEGTVWKVVLPNTMFGDYNPYKETLSGDWLIHPEDRSLHPGDVYLNGKSFYEARSLDEIRHSIKRETGFNPPWTKRTEKLLDPEGSIYGWYAEVDDKTTTLYANFHGADPNKELTEINVRKCCFYPEKTGMNYITVRGFEMAQAASPWTPPTADQPGLLGVNWSKGWIIENNIIHDAKCSAISIGKEASTGHNLCTRRQQKPGYQYQMEAVFRALQIGWSKEKIGSHIIRNNTIYNCGQNAIVGHMGCVFSEIYNNHIYNIAVKHEFFGYEIAGIKLHAAIDVKIHNNRIHNCTLGTWLDWQAQGVRISQNLYYNNDRDFFIEVTHGPYLVDNNIFGSHYSFDNVAQGGAYINNLCCGSMRRIKTLDRSTPYHFPHSTQVAGTAVVYSGDDRLYNNIFVGGIEIPEEESYSGTAGYDDCTSSYEEYHKQVVDAGIGDHEKFINIEQPVYIDGNVYLNGSEAFRAENHKYCNPSFNPNVKIIEDNDEVYLEMDVDQEMLDVATALYGTETLGTVRIVDAIFDDPSGSPITLDKDYLNKQRKDMPTVGPIETISVGHNRIKVWG; this is encoded by the coding sequence ATGAATAAAATATTTCATGTAGCAGTTACTGGGTGCGATAATGCAGCGGGGACAAAAGAGAATCCATTTAAAACAATTTCAAAAGCTGCTCAAGTTGCAGAAACAGGGGATACGATTATTGTCCATGAAGGTGAATACCGTGAGTGGGTAAAACCTGCCCATAGTGGTTATAGCAATATCAACAGAATTACTTATGAGGCTGCTAAGGGGGAGCGGGTTGTTATTAAAGGGTCTGAAAGAATAACAACTTGGGAATGCTTAGAAGGGACCGTATGGAAAGTGGTATTGCCAAATACTATGTTTGGTGATTACAATCCGTACAAAGAGACTTTATCTGGAGACTGGCTTATTCACCCTGAAGACAGATCGCTGCATCCAGGAGATGTCTACCTAAACGGGAAATCTTTCTATGAGGCACGATCTTTAGATGAGATCAGACATTCTATAAAACGCGAAACAGGGTTTAATCCACCATGGACAAAACGTACAGAAAAGCTGCTGGATCCAGAGGGTTCAATCTATGGGTGGTATGCTGAGGTTGATGACAAGACAACAACACTATATGCCAACTTCCATGGGGCTGACCCAAATAAAGAATTAACGGAAATCAACGTGCGTAAATGCTGCTTTTATCCTGAAAAGACAGGCATGAACTATATTACTGTCCGTGGTTTTGAAATGGCACAGGCAGCATCGCCTTGGACACCACCTACAGCTGATCAGCCAGGGCTCCTTGGGGTAAACTGGAGTAAAGGCTGGATTATCGAAAATAATATTATTCATGATGCAAAATGCAGTGCCATCAGCATTGGCAAAGAAGCTTCTACTGGACACAATTTGTGCACAAGACGCCAGCAGAAACCAGGCTATCAATATCAGATGGAAGCTGTGTTCCGTGCTCTTCAGATAGGTTGGAGCAAAGAAAAAATTGGTTCTCATATTATTCGTAATAATACCATCTATAATTGCGGCCAAAATGCTATTGTTGGGCATATGGGGTGTGTATTTAGTGAAATATACAATAATCATATCTACAACATTGCTGTCAAACATGAATTCTTTGGTTATGAAATTGCGGGCATCAAATTGCATGCGGCGATAGATGTTAAAATTCATAATAATCGTATCCATAACTGTACCTTGGGCACATGGCTGGATTGGCAGGCTCAAGGGGTACGTATAAGCCAGAACTTGTATTATAACAATGACCGTGATTTCTTTATTGAAGTTACCCATGGGCCGTATTTAGTAGATAATAATATTTTTGGTTCTCATTATAGCTTTGATAATGTTGCCCAAGGCGGCGCGTACATAAATAATTTATGCTGCGGATCTATGCGCAGAATCAAAACGTTGGACCGCTCCACGCCTTACCATTTTCCACATTCTACACAGGTAGCTGGAACAGCTGTTGTATATAGTGGAGATGACCGTTTATATAACAATATTTTTGTTGGGGGGATAGAAATACCGGAGGAGGAATCCTATAGTGGAACTGCAGGGTATGATGATTGCACCTCTTCTTATGAGGAGTATCATAAACAGGTCGTTGATGCTGGGATTGGAGATCATGAGAAGTTTATTAACATTGAACAACCAGTTTATATTGATGGCAATGTTTATCTAAATGGCTCCGAGGCTTTTAGGGCAGAAAATCATAAGTACTGCAATCCCTCTTTTAACCCTAATGTAAAAATTATCGAAGATAACGATGAAGTTTATTTAGAGATGGATGTAGATCAAGAAATGCTGGATGTGGCAACAGCTCTATACGGGACAGAAACCCTTGGAACAGTACGTATTGTTGATGCCATCTTTGATGATCCGAGTGGAAGTCCTATTACATTAGATAAAGATTATTTGAATAAGCAGCGAAAAGATATGCCTACAGTGGGTCCTATTGAAACCATTTCAGTGGGGCACAATCGTATTAAAGTTTGGGGTTAA
- a CDS encoding AraC family transcriptional regulator encodes MKEYAELKDWSIFENNQFFHGYSYSIFYLNELETFPLHWHHYVEIIYTMQNGLIYEVNGEKIYMEKGDILLIWPGELHAIIYQPQPNNTLLLQFDSQLLTNRVDFQKLAYLFYSTRLLREKENARVVPRLQKLLLEILDTSLYEEHFPEIKSCIFIYELVICLGGHLREVTLENEKRTSSHKLKVEQQMFLVCNYITAHCTENITLEAAAAIAGFSKYHFSKLFKTYTGHSLPEFQAKERLRIAETLLLDPNLSITEISQEAGFNSISTFNRVFMQFKKVSPTQFRKMYQLLDLLH; translated from the coding sequence GTGAAGGAGTATGCAGAGTTGAAAGACTGGTCTATTTTTGAAAACAATCAATTTTTTCATGGCTATTCGTATAGTATTTTTTATCTGAATGAGTTAGAAACCTTTCCGCTGCATTGGCATCATTATGTGGAAATCATCTATACCATGCAGAATGGTTTGATCTATGAAGTAAATGGTGAAAAAATATATATGGAAAAAGGAGATATATTATTGATATGGCCGGGGGAGCTGCATGCTATTATTTATCAGCCTCAACCTAATAATACGCTTTTATTACAATTTGATTCACAACTTCTGACTAATCGTGTAGATTTTCAAAAATTAGCTTATTTATTTTATTCCACGCGTCTGCTAAGAGAAAAAGAAAATGCCAGGGTAGTTCCCCGATTACAAAAATTACTCTTAGAAATCTTAGATACATCTCTATATGAAGAGCATTTTCCAGAAATAAAATCCTGTATATTTATTTATGAATTGGTGATATGTTTAGGCGGGCATTTAAGAGAAGTAACTCTGGAGAATGAAAAACGAACATCTTCTCATAAATTAAAGGTTGAGCAGCAAATGTTTTTAGTATGCAATTATATTACAGCGCATTGCACTGAGAACATTACATTGGAAGCCGCGGCTGCTATCGCCGGCTTTTCGAAATATCATTTTTCAAAGTTATTTAAAACATACACAGGACATAGTCTTCCTGAGTTTCAGGCAAAAGAACGTCTGCGTATTGCAGAAACACTGCTTCTCGATCCTAATCTTTCAATTACAGAGATTTCTCAAGAAGCAGGATTCAATAGTATTTCAACGTTTAATAGGGTTTTTATGCAGTTTAAAAAAGTAAGCCCGACCCAGTTTCGTAAAATGTATCAACTATTAGATCTATTGCACTAA
- a CDS encoding LacI family DNA-binding transcriptional regulator: MTAVNLAKNNSNIIGFVMNSNENIYDNAIQDFFTGELLGGLEKRIHGRGYYIMIYISKHVEEVTKFVSSWNVDGLVALGFSYENAQVLREVYKKPLIFIDGYFGDDGNAYTNVGIEDYRGAYEMTSHLIANGHKRIGFFSDNYIGGDYERYRGFVNAIRDAGLAPEAGEKFVLENGTAGLEPCMQHFVEGHSKISAMFFCADYYAVTAMNYLMDHGIRIPEDVSVAGYDDATVASIIRPKLTTVRQNTTHKAYAAIDKLLKLIENPDEKAENIVMPVELRIRDSVKNINLVQ; encoded by the coding sequence ATGACAGCGGTTAATCTTGCTAAAAATAATTCGAATATTATAGGTTTTGTTATGAATTCAAATGAAAATATTTATGACAATGCCATACAGGATTTTTTTACGGGAGAATTATTAGGAGGCTTAGAAAAGAGAATTCATGGGCGCGGCTATTATATCATGATTTATATTTCAAAGCATGTTGAAGAAGTTACTAAATTCGTATCCTCTTGGAATGTAGATGGACTAGTTGCACTTGGCTTTAGTTATGAGAATGCTCAAGTTTTAAGAGAAGTGTATAAAAAACCTCTCATTTTTATAGATGGCTATTTTGGTGATGACGGCAACGCTTATACGAATGTAGGGATAGAAGACTACCGTGGAGCCTATGAAATGACAAGTCATCTTATTGCAAATGGACATAAACGGATAGGCTTTTTTTCAGACAACTATATTGGGGGAGACTATGAGCGTTACCGAGGTTTTGTAAATGCCATTAGAGATGCAGGGCTGGCACCCGAAGCAGGTGAAAAGTTCGTTCTTGAAAATGGAACGGCAGGATTAGAGCCTTGCATGCAGCATTTCGTGGAAGGACATTCTAAGATTAGTGCGATGTTTTTTTGTGCAGACTATTATGCAGTCACGGCTATGAACTATCTGATGGATCATGGGATACGTATCCCAGAGGATGTTTCAGTTGCGGGCTATGATGATGCAACTGTAGCCTCTATTATTCGACCAAAGCTTACTACGGTACGTCAAAATACAACACACAAAGCTTATGCAGCTATTGATAAACTTTTGAAACTCATCGAAAATCCTGATGAAAAGGCAGAAAATATCGTCATGCCAGTTGAACTTCGCATCAGAGACTCAGTCAAAAATATAAACTTAGTGCAATAG